In the Polyangiaceae bacterium genome, one interval contains:
- a CDS encoding cupin domain-containing protein: protein MKEITLKKLADIEAYAGPNAIDGIRFRPARPALGISSWGMNVLELDPNCTSYPEHHHGSDNHEEVYVVLRGSVFLQAKGEEWRLDAGDMVRVAPPVSRKFVTREAGATLLALGGTPGKPYEPSMGG, encoded by the coding sequence ATGAAGGAAATCACTTTGAAAAAGTTGGCAGATATCGAGGCCTATGCGGGTCCCAACGCCATCGACGGGATACGATTCCGCCCGGCTCGTCCGGCCCTCGGGATCTCGTCCTGGGGCATGAACGTCCTGGAACTCGATCCGAACTGCACGAGCTACCCCGAGCACCACCATGGCTCGGACAATCACGAAGAGGTGTATGTCGTGTTGAGAGGGTCGGTATTCCTGCAGGCCAAGGGAGAGGAGTGGCGACTGGATGCAGGCGACATGGTGCGCGTGGCGCCGCCCGTCTCGAGGAAGTTCGTTACCCGCGAAGCGGGCGCGACGCTTCTCGCCCTTGGTGGAACTCCCGGAAAGCCCTACGAACCCTCGATGGGAGGCTGA
- a CDS encoding sigma-70 family RNA polymerase sigma factor: protein MTGEAFENIAAAREQFLTLVGDIRPELHRYCARLTGSVIEGEDIVQETLAKAFYNLSINPQVPELRPWLFRIAHNTAIDFLRSHGRRFTEVRGDMSDLGDVDEAPDPYAVRAALGQFLTLPVTQRCAVILKDVLGHSLEETAETMETTVMAVKAALVRGRGKLREASPEQASQSEGSRQMLERYAQLFNARDWDGVRALVGEDCRLDLVSKSRRRGKEVGMYFGRYAKEDVRLRPGVLEGRLVCAAYVGGAERPAYFVLLEFSDDKVSHIRDFRYVPYIAAEAEFIAF from the coding sequence GTGACGGGAGAAGCCTTCGAAAACATCGCCGCAGCGCGAGAACAGTTCTTGACCTTGGTCGGAGACATTCGCCCCGAGTTGCACCGCTACTGTGCACGACTGACGGGTTCCGTCATCGAAGGCGAGGACATCGTCCAGGAGACCCTGGCCAAAGCCTTCTACAACCTGAGCATCAACCCTCAGGTTCCCGAACTGCGGCCCTGGCTCTTTCGCATTGCGCACAATACGGCGATCGACTTTCTCCGCAGCCACGGTCGCCGCTTCACGGAGGTGCGTGGCGACATGAGCGACTTGGGTGACGTGGACGAGGCGCCGGACCCCTACGCGGTTCGCGCCGCTCTCGGACAGTTTCTGACCCTGCCGGTCACCCAGCGCTGCGCGGTCATTCTGAAGGACGTATTGGGCCACTCCTTGGAGGAAACGGCCGAAACGATGGAGACCACCGTCATGGCAGTCAAAGCAGCCTTGGTGCGCGGACGCGGGAAGTTGCGCGAAGCAAGTCCCGAGCAAGCCTCACAAAGCGAAGGCTCGCGCCAGATGCTGGAACGCTACGCGCAGCTGTTCAACGCCCGTGACTGGGATGGCGTGCGCGCCTTGGTCGGGGAAGATTGTCGGCTGGACCTGGTCAGCAAGTCGCGTCGCCGCGGCAAGGAGGTCGGAATGTACTTCGGTCGCTACGCGAAAGAAGACGTCAGGCTGCGCCCCGGTGTACTGGAAGGTCGCCTGGTGTGTGCTGCCTATGTGGGAGGTGCCGAGCGCCCCGCGTACTTCGTGCTGCTCGAGTTCAGCGACGACAAGGTCAGCCACATTCGCGACTTTCGCTACGTTCCCTACATCGCCGCTGAAGCGGAATTCATCGCTTTTTGA
- a CDS encoding SRPBCC domain-containing protein codes for MSTKFKAQTQKATFSQECSIHCQIAAPRAAIWRLLTDAAGFKRWNSTVDSIEGDIALGQRLAIKVPLDPSRTFRPTVTRFEENALMEWSDGFAPMFKGVRTFILDEAEDGGTEFTMTERFAGVMLPMIRGSLPDFAPAFESYAADLKRAAEGGDA; via the coding sequence ATGAGTACGAAGTTCAAAGCGCAGACCCAGAAAGCCACCTTCAGTCAGGAGTGCTCCATTCACTGTCAAATAGCGGCCCCGCGGGCCGCGATCTGGCGGCTGCTCACCGACGCTGCCGGCTTCAAGCGTTGGAACTCCACCGTGGACAGCATCGAAGGCGACATCGCGCTGGGCCAACGCCTGGCGATCAAGGTCCCCCTGGATCCGAGCCGCACCTTTCGTCCCACCGTGACCCGCTTCGAAGAGAACGCGCTGATGGAGTGGAGCGACGGCTTCGCCCCGATGTTCAAAGGAGTTCGCACCTTCATCCTGGACGAGGCAGAGGATGGCGGTACCGAGTTCACCATGACCGAACGCTTCGCCGGCGTGATGCTACCGATGATCCGAGGCAGCCTGCCGGACTTTGCCCCTGCCTTCGAAAGCTACGCTGCAGATCTGAAGCGCGCCGCGGAAGGTGGTGACGCATGA
- a CDS encoding helix-turn-helix transcriptional regulator gives MSENDGLEETRSDVAPRTRGLVSRPSPAGVTSSTHPPRPELADVVETLWVGRWKLSGQPSHTTELLGDPSVHFVFEGGAQRGSRVVGVWTRVWRRTLEGDGFVRGVKLRPGGFRAFACTPAIQLSCQIAPLNSVFAEVAGELEAAILGPVEDGPALEHLQTWLLAQRRSEELRQVHLAIALVERIVQDPAMTSVDQLASAAGMGPRALQSLFREHVGASPKWVIRRNRLQEVAKRLERGEAANLADLAAELGYADQAHMARDFKTAVGTSPSSFVRSLRA, from the coding sequence ATGAGCGAGAACGACGGGCTTGAAGAAACGCGATCCGACGTTGCACCACGCACGCGAGGGTTGGTGTCACGGCCCTCACCAGCGGGAGTCACTTCGTCCACCCATCCTCCCCGCCCCGAGCTCGCTGACGTCGTCGAAACGCTCTGGGTTGGACGATGGAAGCTGAGCGGACAGCCGTCGCATACGACGGAGCTACTCGGGGATCCGAGCGTACACTTCGTGTTCGAGGGTGGCGCTCAGCGGGGTAGCCGCGTGGTGGGCGTGTGGACTCGAGTATGGCGCCGCACTTTGGAGGGCGACGGCTTCGTTCGAGGGGTCAAACTCCGACCTGGCGGCTTTCGCGCCTTCGCATGCACGCCCGCGATTCAGCTCTCTTGCCAGATCGCTCCCCTGAATTCGGTGTTTGCGGAAGTCGCCGGAGAACTGGAGGCCGCCATTCTGGGACCCGTCGAAGATGGCCCGGCTCTCGAACACCTCCAGACTTGGCTCCTTGCTCAGCGTCGCAGTGAAGAACTGCGTCAAGTTCACCTCGCCATCGCTCTGGTCGAACGCATCGTGCAAGACCCCGCGATGACCAGCGTCGACCAACTAGCCAGCGCAGCAGGAATGGGGCCTCGTGCCCTTCAGAGCTTGTTTCGCGAGCACGTCGGTGCCTCTCCGAAGTGGGTGATCCGTCGCAATCGCCTGCAAGAGGTGGCCAAGCGACTCGAACGCGGTGAAGCGGCCAACCTCGCCGATTTGGCAGCGGAACTCGGCTACGCGGACCAGGCGCACATGGCGCGGGATTTCAAGACGGCCGTCGGTACGAGCCCCAGCTCGTTCGTCAGGAGCCTGCGCGCCTAG